The DNA sequence TCCTGTTTTCCAAGGCCAATACAAAGTCCAGATAGGTCTTATAGTCctggaaaagagagagagaaacacaactactgagtttaaaaaaaaaacacccgaCTGAACAACTGAGGTCTGCAAGTTAatcatctaaaatatttcacgGACAACAGATTTAAACCTATAATTCTCAAGTGTCAtcaagtgtgtgtgtcagctgcCTGAAGAAGTCACACTGTGCTCACTCAGCTAAAGACTAACCTTGTGACACAAACAGGTGAACAACTAAAATAAAAGGAGCGACATGTAAGGCAGCTCCTCCATCATCAAACACTCACAGACTCGATGCTAAGAAACGTCTCCTTAACGActgtctgtttctgttattGATCGTACCATTTCTCCATCGTAAGTGAGACACTCCTGAAACACTCTGTCCAGGAACACTGAGGTGAGAGTAGCTGTGCCGTAGCGAGAAAGCTCCTCTTTGCTCAACATGCCGTTGTGGTCCTTATCCAGGTTGAGGTACTGACCTGTGGAGATGCAGGTAAAGGTCCAGATgtaagagaaaaacacagggCTGGTGGTAGCTAACAAAGAGTGATGAACCTGACAAACTTTTTTCCAGCCCTCCTGTAGATATATACATCCATATGAAGTTAAGAGAGTTTCCCATAAGCATTGTAAGGAACGCGTTTCCCAGGAGAACATTTCACAGTAAATGCACATACAAAACGTCAAGAGCTTCTGGAGGTCAGCCGTCCGTAATGCTGATACACAAATCACAAAGTGTTGTTCAAAACACAGATAAATCATTCATGAACAGTTAAAAGTCTGCAGCCTTCTGCTAAGAAAGTAAACTTTGATTATTTTAGCTGCTGCTAGAGGCAGACACGACTCTAATGGATCAGAGAATTATTAGCTTTTGACGTGGCTCAGACCTCATGTTGAGGATGACCTCTATGTGTGCATGATAATTTACCCATCATGTCAATCTACCCAATGAGCAATGGTTTGTTGAAAGGAGCAGATGTTGCAATCCCTGGTGTTTGCATCACTTCTGATTCGGCAGTTCTGTAAGGCTGCTATAAGGCTTTACCAGCGGGACACATCATCAGTTGTGTACCTCAGCATCACAGGGTGTTTAGGCCAGTTATCACAATCCACCCTCTGCTGAGGCAGGCCCACCACAGGTTGATCAAGCCTGGGTGTGTGTCCCAAGGTTAGCTGTTCCTCTTAGCAGCCCAGATGGTGTCACTCCTCTTCAGCCACAGCCAATGGCTCGTCCTCTCGGCGATGTTGGGCAGCTCTTTGATGGCTTTTCTGTGAGCCTGTCCCCTGACTCCACCCTCTCTAAGGAGTTTTACTGTTGTGCTGGCTAAACTCCATTTATAATGATTATAAATGACTAATGATTTGTGAATGCACACCGTTTCATCCTCTGTTGGAGACGCACATGTCGATCCTGCTGCTATATGATGACTGCAGGGATTTATTACACCCTTCATGCAAACAGCCGGTAGCAATAAACACAGCTCCAGTCTGCTGTTCGACGTTTCAGAAAAACTCTGAATCACATTAAGTCACCCCAAGAGATGTAACTGGTGAGCCTCATGAATCTATTTTACTATTAATGTCATGTCTACAGGCTAGCTGACCAAACTGTTCATATGTGTTGTTTACAGTTACTCCGGCAGGTTATACATCGTCTTCAGATGGTCTTAGCTGCCAAGCCCCCTGATTTTagcaagtaaataaataaataccaacTGACATGGCCATGAAACTCTAATGAACCAGTATTGTTCATTAGAGTTTCATGTACTTTTGCATAGTAGAAATTTAAGTTTATCAAAGGATCAGAAATAAGAAAATGCaaagatatctgtgaaataaagcAACCCAGACCCTTCAGTCCACAGACTGATCATGCTTACTGTCATTCTGAAATCCTAAACTCTAACACTTATATTAGACACAATCAAATTTTTTGCCTTCCAGCCTCCAGTTTgtccaataaataaaaaattcttaaaCTATTTAACATGATAGACCTCATGTGTGTCTAAACTTTGTAAAATCAGAAGGTTAAATCCTAATTCTGCGTTTGTGCAAATGGATTCATGTTACAAATTGTGCCATTAATtggcacaaaatcacaaaacaaatcaaatataaATTGACCTTGTATGTATCGgacaaaatgtgaatttcagTTTACTCCATGTAACTAATTTTTGCAGAATTAACTGAACTTCTTGCttgaaaatgaaaccaaatgtTGCCGTTTTGTTTAACTTTGACCATatttgtgtggatgtgtgacaGTATGTAATTaatctatataaatatatatttatgctTGTGTGGTTCAGTATGCAGAACCTTAATTCACACCATCAACAGTGCAAAGTCGAAATCACAGCATTTCCAACCAGATGGTTTCCTACCGTACACTCGGAGAGCCGACGGGGCTGAGAACCAGTTGGACTCCTGACTCTCTTTAGAAAGCTCCTCATCTCTCAACTGGAAACacacagaaggacagacagTGACAAATGTAAGGCAAGAAACAGCATCCAAAGGAAGCACTGTCTAACCGAGTTAGCTTCATAATACTAGACAATTTCATGAGAAATGCAAAAAACTGCACTGATTATTATAACTACAAAATGACACGCTTCAGGAAGGCTAGGACAGTTACAATGTATTTCTGTAAGGgcatgaaaaaaacacttgaaatatTTACAGAAGTGAAAACAAAGAGAAGTACCTCCAACAAATCATCTAGAAAACTGCAGGCAAGGATATCTTGAATTTTTATCTTTCctgtaaagagtaaaaagaattttaccaaaccacacacaaatttacaaaaatgagacacaacatgacaaaaatgagacacaaaatggcaaaaactagacacaaaattgcaaaaatgagacactaaactgcaaaaacgaaacacaaaatgaaaaaagcgagatacaaaatgataaaaattagacaaaatgacaaaagttagacacaacatggcaaaaatgagacacaaaatggcaaaaactagacacaaaattgcaaaaacgaggcattaaactgcaaaaatgaaacacaaaatgacaaaaactggacacaaaatgataaaaagtagacacaaaataataataataataatataataataacgtTATTTACATAAAAAGCCTTAAGAACAGTGTTCACAAAGTGCTCATAAActcagagcagtcaattaaaataaacagtaaaaatgacaataaataatttGCTATATTAGCACGCAACTCAAACAAGGGAAgcaggcagtttaaaaattaatgaataagATTGAGgcttaaaattaaaagttaaaaaaaatgagagaattaaagaattagagggacaacatcacaccaaagaactagGTAgctaactgtaaaataaaacaagaaagcacatctaaaataaacaggacacaatacagaataaaacactaaaactaaacttcacataaaagcaggTCAAggtaaaagtgggttttaagaagtgttttaaaaatgaagccacacatgatgtctaaaaatgaaaacCTGTCGTCTCTAAACTTCTCTGTAGAAGGACAACTTCTATCTTTATTCGTAGAATCATTCTTAAAATATTCTGTAGTTATAGCTatgttactttttatttatacGTTTTATAATTCTTGTGTATTTGCTGTGATGGAACACTGCAGTTAGATAAAGTTCTCATAGAGATCCTTCAATCTTCTGATCTAATGAAACACGCCACTCAAGCCAGTGGTTCTCCTGGTTCATACGTGCCAATAATAAAGTTTAATAACTGACGGGAGGGTTCTGTCTCACCTGTTCGGAGGGGGTCgaggaagaaaaagaacttGCGAACAGCGGTGCAAACGTAGAAAGAATAGAAGGACTTCTCCAGTCCGTCCAGCTGAGGCAGAGTAGGGATCAGCTCCAGGATGTAGTTCTCCAGATCCTACACACAATCACAAGTGTCAATGTTTCCCAGTATTTGAAATCTCAATGCACTTTAGAAGCACTGCTCCAGCAGCTGAGGAGGAACTGAAACCCACGGTAGACTCTTACCGACTCTCGGAGGTAGCCCTGTCCCGCCACATCGTACAGACTCAGGCCTATTCGGGTCTGATGCAGCCACACTAGACGTTCATGCAGGTGTGAGAGAACAGAAAGAACAATGACCAGATGTTTACCTCTAAGAGGAGCACACTGATGaaaccaaatattaaaaattcagATATAAAAGATGTTGGTAAGGAAGCCTGTAATTTATTTGTGCTGTGCTACTGTGCTGATAATCCTTGCAAGGTTTTACACACtgctaaaaatgcaacaaaaaaaagacgagggagaagaagaaagcCCAGTTAGGGTCAGACCTTTCCTCATGACATAGTTAAAGAACTGCATGATGGAGATTCTGCCATAGGGGTCGCTGTGGAGCAGCTTTGCGTACACTCTGGCTGTGAAGAATTTTCTgaggaaagaaaggagagaCGGgtagaaaaatttaaaatatcagaGTAATCTTTGCTGAAAGCCAGATCCCCTCATTTAGTCAACCCGTAATTATTTGTCTCGTTCTGTCAGATTTGTCTTATCTTAAAGAGTTAAAGGGCtagttactgtttttaaaatgtaaactattTAAACTTACAGTGGACAAACATTAACAAAATAACCACTATTTATCAACTTCCTGGTTCATAAGTTAATTATTACTACCTCAGTGTGCATAAATGTGGCCAATGCTTCTTGAACAACCTCCACTGGTAGGATCCGTGAACACACTTTCAATGCAAAGTGGATTTTATGCTCAGAATACAAAGTTACACGACTAGCCAAGACAAATCAATGCTAGCTGAGTGAGTATAAAGTCACAATAACAGAGGGATTTCCTGTAATGTACCTTTGATCAAGCACAAATCTTCAGTACAAACAAGCCCACACATTAAACACCTTCTTGTTGGTCCTTACTTGCACTTGGGTCCAGCCTTCTCTCCCACCTGCAGGTAGGCTTCATAGTTGATCATGGCCTCCTCTCCACTCACTGGAGGCACCTGGTGTTTATCCAGCAGAAACCACAGATTCTACAGAAAGATGACATTTGCTTTaataaaagacacaacaaaGTAGACGGACACTTAATTAGAAACATACTGTGTTGTTTTCATGAAGATGTAACATGTTTTACCTGTAATTCCTCATTGTCCAGCAATTCTCTGCTCTTCCTCTGGAGGAAGACGGCTCTAGATTCCTCTCTCAGTTTCTGTAGTAATACTTCATCCTctgctggaagctgcagaaCCACATTATCACCATCAGCAGGGTTATTTTCATAACGGCACGGCGACATAGTCAAACACTATTTTAACAAAGACTTAACGATTTGGGGAAAATACTGTACTAAATTTTCTGATGTATGTTATGTTTCCAATTTTTAAAGGTAACCATCAGTTGATTGTGTACCTTGCAATAGATGTGAAACGTGTGAAGGATCATTATGACCTGACGTTCCTGTTGCAAACACTATAACACAAGGAAGAAGGCATGGATTTGTAAAACTATTGACACAgctatttagatattttaactgcagtttttgtgACTTGCTATTGCATTCTTTCATATTGCTATTTTGATTACAAATCAATCAACTATTCAGCCCTAGTTTTTACAAGATAAACATCAAAATCCTCACCATAATTACCATTGTTCCTGTATTACTTTTGTCAGTCAAGcaagtgccatgccattcagcATTTGCAATCATTTCTCGCCATCTAATCTGATCTTTAGCTTTCTGAACTGTGACTGTTGCCTGTTTCATGTGTAGCCACAATGTCAGTCCGTCTATCAtcttcattctctgtctgcctcgtccTCTCCTTGCTTTTAGTCTGCCTGCATTTGCTGGATTACGATTGGGGTGAAATTCCCTACCAGATGAGGCTCCATTCACATCTTGAGCTTAAACCGACATTGACTGGAGTTCATGATTGTTCTAGGAATAAATACTGATGTGGTCTTCTTCAGCTGCAGTGTCCATTCTGGACTTGTAACCCTGGCCATTGATCTATGGATTCCTCTGCCCAGCGTTGTGATTATACAAACATATATTCACTATAAGTGAATCTGCTTGTCCAATCATCCATGTAACGTAACCCTGATGGGGAGGCTAAACAGGCACTACACCTTGCCCAAGGGTGACCTGTAGGCCATCGGATGGAAGGAGTGCCTCACACCTCCTTTTACCATATTAGTTCAGAGCATGTATACAGCACCGATACCCTGCTGTAGTGTGCTAAATTGTGGAGCAGGATGTTAcctttcagaataaaactgaCTGCCAGCCCTGGAATACTTCAATTAAGCCATTAATTAGTACTGTTTATCCTGGTGTTTTACTGCATATGAATAAGGTCTGGGCTGGTCTGTCACACAGTAGCTTGTCCAAATTAACTGTAATTTATATTATTTGAGGGAAGGGCTGCAGgtaatgttatttttctccAACTTGTCCAaaacgcagcagcagcagctcggctTCTTACTGGTTTTAACAGACAACATCACATCACACCCATCCTGGCTTCCCTCCTTTGGCTCCCTGTtggttttagaattgatttacggattttactgatcacttttaaagctcgCCAGGGTCTTGCCCCGAGCTACATTTATGATCTGTATGATCCTGCTGGCAGTCTTAGATCCTCAGGTGGATCCTTCTGGTCATTACAAAGTCGAGGAGTAAATCTAAAGGTGACCGATCGTTCTCGGTGGAGGTTAAACTTTCACCAAATGtagacacttttaaatccaggttaaaaacatttcttttcttatgCGCCTCTGCATGAAATCTGCATGATATCTTTAACATATCTAGACTGTTGCTTGCTTTTAGTCATCTTAATTCAATTTAGTTACTGTACATGATTTTATTACAATTTTTGCAATGTCTTATGtactttttaatgttgtatctggacctcactgtaatgctcaatgttttttgtaaagcactttgaattgtcttggacatgaagggtgctatagaaataaacttgccttgccttgagGAGATAAGACCTGCAGAGTCAGTAACTTGTTTTAAATCACCtctgaaaacccacttttatagaacTGCTTTTATATGAGTTAATTCGTTTTAGTGCTCTGTTTTGTATTGtatcctgtttattttagatattctctcttgttttattttacttttagctgcatggttctttggtgtgatgtcgtctttctgattatttaattctctgactttttttaatttttaatttctaactttaaccctcaattttttttcttgaatttttgaCTGCCTAGTTCCATTGTTTGTTATGCTAAGAGTCTGTCATTATCGTTTTG is a window from the Amphiprion ocellaris isolate individual 3 ecotype Okinawa chromosome 20, ASM2253959v1, whole genome shotgun sequence genome containing:
- the ppp2r3c gene encoding serine/threonine-protein phosphatase 2A regulatory subunit B'' subunit gamma; translation: MATEQRPHWSDVLKKRTANSIKDERSEDEKKSEETELFTKYYTEWKEGSQREQSYKTIPRFYYRLPAEDEVLLQKLREESRAVFLQRKSRELLDNEELQNLWFLLDKHQVPPVSGEEAMINYEAYLQVGEKAGPKCKKFFTARVYAKLLHSDPYGRISIMQFFNYVMRKVWLHQTRIGLSLYDVAGQGYLRESDLENYILELIPTLPQLDGLEKSFYSFYVCTAVRKFFFFLDPLRTGKIKIQDILACSFLDDLLELRDEELSKESQESNWFSAPSALRVYGQYLNLDKDHNGMLSKEELSRYGTATLTSVFLDRVFQECLTYDGEMDYKTYLDFVLALENRKEPAALQYIFKLLDMENQGYLNVFSLNYFFRAIQEQMKMHGQEPVSFQDVKDEIFDMVKPKDPYKITLQDLVNSCQGDTVASILIDLNGFWTYENREVLVASDNDSSSTADLDDT